A window of Acidobacteriota bacterium genomic DNA:
CAAGGAAGCGAAAGCAGCCAAGGAAGCCTAGAGCGCCCTTGGGATCGTACTTGGGAATCGGAAGACGAGCGGTGAACGTACCGCCGAGGAGGGCCGATGAAAGCGAAGAGAGCGAAGAATCTATCCCCGCGCCTGTGGTTTGCCGTGGTGGCGCTGTTCGTTGCCGTCGCCGGCGCAGCGGCGGTGCAGGGCACTGCCGCAAGCAAGGAACAGGCCGAGGACGCGGCCAGCTTCAAGGAATTCACCGCGCGCGTGAACGAGTATCTCAAGCTGCACAAGGCGGTCGAGAAGCAGCTGCCGGCGATGAAGGACAAGGAAGCACTGCCGGAGATGATCACCGCCCACCAGCAGGCTTTGGCAAGAAAGCTCGCCGAGAAGCGGCCCAACGCCAAGCCTGGCGACATTTTCACGCACCGCAGCCGCGAAGCGTTTCGGCATGTGATCCGCGGCGTGTTTCGGAATCCGAAAACCGGCACCGTTACCACCACGGTAAGCTCCATCAACCGGCAGAGACGCACCGCGAAGGCGGTCCCCCTGAAGGTGAACGGCAACTACCCCGATGCCGAGGCCGAAACAACCTTCCCGCCCGCTCTGTTGCAGAAGCTTCCACTGCTCCCGGAGGAACTGGCGTACCGGATCGTGGGCCGCGATCTGGTCCTGGTCGACTTGAAGGCGAATATGGTGGTCGACCTGCTTCACGAAGTCATTCCGTAAATCCTGGAACGTTGGGATAACTCATGCGCCGTCGCATTTTTCTTCTCCTCAGCATCCTCCCCCTGCTCCTGGCGAGCCTGGGGGCAGACGACTTCAAGCTGCCTCTCAAGTCCGATTCGGTCCGCTTTGCCGCGATCGGAGACATGGGCACGGGCGACCCTCCGCAGTACGAAGTGGCGCAACGAATGGTGAAGGCGCGCGAGACCTTCCCTTTCGATTACGTGATCATGCTGGGCGACAACATCTATGGCGGCAACAAACCGGCCGATATTGAGCGCAAGTTTACGTTGCCCTATAAACCGCTGATGGATGCCGGCGTGAAGTTCTATGCGTCGCTGGGGAACCACGACAACAGCAACGAACGTTTCTACAAACCCTTCAATATGAACGGCGACAGCTACTACACCTACAAGAAGGGCAACGTTCGCTTCTTTGCTTTGGACAGCAATTACATGGACCCGAAACAGCTGGCGTGGCTGGAGACGCAGCTAAAAGATGCCGGCAAGAGCGACTGGAAAATCTGCTACTTCCATCATCCGCTCTATTCGTCGGCGAGATTCCATGGCCCGTCCAAGGACCTACGCCAGCTGCTGGAGCCGCTCTTCATCAAGTATGGCGTGGACGTGGTGTTCTCAGGACACGACCATGTGTATGAGCGGATCCACCCGCAACAGGGGGTCTACTACTTCCTCGAGGGCGCCTCGGGACAGTTGCGTAACGGAGACCTCTCACGCTCCGCCATCACGGACAAAGGATTCGATAGCGACCGCTCCTTCATGCTGATCGAGGTCGCGGGCGATGACCTGTATTTCCAGGCCATCTCGCGCACCGGCGCGACGGTCGACTCCGGCATGATCCGCCGAACCAAGCGGTGATGTGCACCTGACCCGTAGCGCGGTTACTGCTGGGCGGCGATCGGACGCGAGGCGTAGTAGCCGTCGCGGTACTGCACGGTAAGGTCGTTGCGCTTGGTTGCTACCTGGATGTGGCGATACTCAGCCGCGGCGCCCGCCGCGCGATCGGGCGTGTAGCCGAGGTTGTACTGGTTGCGGAGCTCATCCTGGATCTGGCGGTAGATCTGCGCGATGGGTTCACTGCGAGAGACCACGAACATGCGTCCGCCGGTCTCACGCGAAAGGCGTT
This region includes:
- a CDS encoding metallophosphoesterase, producing the protein MRRRIFLLLSILPLLLASLGADDFKLPLKSDSVRFAAIGDMGTGDPPQYEVAQRMVKARETFPFDYVIMLGDNIYGGNKPADIERKFTLPYKPLMDAGVKFYASLGNHDNSNERFYKPFNMNGDSYYTYKKGNVRFFALDSNYMDPKQLAWLETQLKDAGKSDWKICYFHHPLYSSARFHGPSKDLRQLLEPLFIKYGVDVVFSGHDHVYERIHPQQGVYYFLEGASGQLRNGDLSRSAITDKGFDSDRSFMLIEVAGDDLYFQAISRTGATVDSGMIRRTKR